From the genome of Miscanthus floridulus cultivar M001 chromosome 10, ASM1932011v1, whole genome shotgun sequence, one region includes:
- the LOC136489728 gene encoding uncharacterized protein, whose protein sequence is MSPSSKTIGALMMTLVLATVAVAARQPPSPGVPTTTTTNLTLHNLCPYPVWPLVTPNTGVPSIPTDADGEPAGRLDGNGDGLATLAFPPGVWSGRVVARTGCAGGDDDEEVDAYGNTVPPAPFRCATGDAPPVTVAQVSVGGPGGAAAYSVSLVDGFNVAVVVTPHGMPPPEGARRGRRCPTLGCAVDLAAECPVAARAPGGGCGAGATQAALFKHLCPDTRTNATDVEVTPQDCVDPGEIKVVFCPKPDSVLAGTARGGAPITPCQIDHAPWRRCLSCRASPRSVGTATMSLSWLTSSDAYRSPAFIALVSALCVAAVLLLYHCALVNCCHDADRRRRRQHHHRRVVGVVTTTSADAQRHQQDNDAEEEASVSVEVSATSRTHLVAAAVVSRYRKEEAWKETTCPVCLADFDDGEAVRVLPECMHYFHAECIDTWLRGSTSCPMCRAETTPTPSPTPTPSSASVRHHLELSVSLEEILVRV, encoded by the exons ATGTCGCCGTCCTCCAAGACGATAGGAGCGCTGATGATGACCTTGGTTCTCGCCACTGTCGCCGTCGCTGCCCGTCAGCCGCCGTCGCCGGGagtgcccaccaccaccaccaccaacctgACCCTCCACAACCTTTGCCCGTACCCAGTCTGGCCGCTGGTGACCCCCAACACGGGCGTGCCCTCGATCCCCACCGACGCCGACGGCGAGCCGGCGGGGCGGCTGGACGGCAACGGCGACGGCCTAGCGACGCTAGCGTTCCCGCCGGGCGTGTGGTCAGGCCGCGTGGTGGCGCGGACGGGGTGCGCCGGcggggacgacgacgaggaggtcgACGCGTACGGCAACACGGTCCCGCCAGCCCCGTTCCGGTGCGCCACGGGCGACGCGCCGCCGGTGACGGTGGCGCAGGTGAGCGTGGGCGGGCCGGGCGGCGCCGCGGCGTACAGCGTGAGCCTGGTGGACGGATTCAACGTGGCCGTCGTGGTGACGCCGCACGGGATGCCGCCGCCGGAGGGCGCCCGGCGCGGGCGGCGGTGCCCCACGCTGGGATGCGCCGTGGACCTCGCCGCCGAGTGCCCTGTTGCGGCACGGGCGCCAGGGGGAGGGTGCGGCGCCGGCGCGACCCAGGCGGCGCTGTTCAAACACCTGTGCCCTGATACGAGGACTAACGCTACGGACGTCGAGGTCACGCCCCAGGACTGCGTCGACCCCGGAGAGATCAAGGTCGTCTTCTGCCCCAAGCCCGACAGCGTCCTCGCCG GCACTGCACGGGGGGGCGCTCCGATCACGCCCTGTCAAATCGACCATGCGCCATGGCGCCGCTGCCTCAGCTGCAGGGCCTCTCCTAGATCCGTCGGCACCGCCACCATGTCGTTGTCGTGGTTGACGAGCAGCGACGCGTACAGGTCGCCGGCGTTCATCGCCCTGGTGAGCGCGCTGTGCGTGGCCGCCGTGCTGCTGCTGTACCACTGCGCCCTCGTCAACTGCTGCCACGACGCCGACCGGCGGCGCCGCAGGCAGCACCACCACCGCCGCGTCGTCGGCGTGGTCACCACGACCTCGGCCGACGCGCAGCGGCACCAGCAGGACAACGACGCCGAGGAGGAGGCGAGCGTCAGCGTGGAGGTGAGCGCGACGTCGCGCACGCACCTCGTCGCCGCGGCGGTCGTGTCCCGGTACCGCAAGGAGGAGGCCTGGAAGGAGACGACGTGCCCGGTGTGCCTGGCGGACTTCGACGACGGCGAGGCCGTGCGGGTGCTGCCGGAGTGCATGCACTACTTCCACGCCGAGTGCATCGACACCTGGCTGCGCGGGAGCACCAGCTGCCCGATGTGCCGCGCCGAGACAACGCCCACGCCGTCGCCCACGCCAACACCTAGCTCGGCGTCCGTGCGCCACCACCTCGAgctctccgtctcgctcgaggagATCCTCGTCAGGGTGTAG